In Deltaproteobacteria bacterium, the following proteins share a genomic window:
- a CDS encoding glycine zipper 2TM domain-containing protein, which produces MKEKYLSALMGFTMLFSLASAPLVLSSCAAGTGPSPATTQGAAAGAAVGSVAGLLIDNDNRWRGALIGGLLGGVLGGTVTEISQRASREAAAEGRPVVYQSNDGFQRVEASPVGYDEETRCNKVRERVWQEGRLVKDEVREVCESERTEPRYYYE; this is translated from the coding sequence ATGAAAGAAAAATATTTATCCGCTTTAATGGGTTTTACCATGTTATTTTCACTCGCCTCGGCGCCGCTCGTGCTTTCGTCATGCGCGGCGGGTACGGGGCCTTCCCCCGCAACCACACAGGGCGCGGCCGCTGGGGCCGCGGTGGGTTCCGTGGCCGGTCTTCTTATAGATAACGACAATAGATGGCGCGGCGCGTTAATCGGAGGTCTTCTCGGAGGAGTGCTCGGGGGCACGGTAACTGAAATATCGCAGAGGGCTTCCCGTGAAGCCGCGGCCGAGGGAAGGCCGGTCGTTTATCAGAGTAATGACGGTTTTCAGAGGGTCGAGGCTTCTCCGGTCGGGTACGACGAAGAAACCAGGTGCAATAAGGTTCGGGAACGCGTATGGCAGGAGGGCAGGCTCGTAAAAGACGAGGTAAGGGAAGTATGCGAGTCCGAAAGGACCGAGCCTCGTTACTATTATGAGTGA
- a CDS encoding MXAN_5808 family serine peptidase: MKRFSNSLKQLFVVSALLVSITYILLFSPSLGNFGQKAEADNLNITNVVMQYVKRYYVDKSVIDPKHMLIEGLGRLEQIVDQVLVDFPGGEDGGEFEVQVVDEKAVFDMSGVRDLDDVTKTMEQVFTFISPHMSPNDPEISEIEYSVLDKMLSSLDQHSSIITPQVYKEFMIETEGSFGGLGIVIGVRDGELTVISPIEGTPAYRIGIKPNDKIVQIENESTINMSLIEAVSKLRGRKGTEVSIHVMRDSFNSPREFKIVRDTIVIESVETFELDGGIKYVRIRDFQKNTLDSIIQNIKDDTDNARGMILDLRGNPGGLLDQAERISDLFLTSGVIVTTKIGNSAKRYHANDKDHQFGGNIVVLVDSGSASASEIVAGALKNNERAIVIGERTFGKGSVQQIFDLNDGSALKLTIAQYLTPGDISIQDVGVTPDIILHPAIINDELITFHPNPDNRLNKPDKKGKKESINLDKPTYSITYLDNRVIDNEGEPTPEEALSKEERRQKLEEDFYVSLAREIIQSSSEPSRNQSLGEIQVGITEISKKEENKIVDKWRLMGVDWSYEKVKPSKPSISVSVTPEKPQGKAGGEIEATVEVENTGTEPLYRLLATTKSENPVFEGKDLIFGKLNPGEKKSWSTKFEIPKWSLTRDDLVTLEFEDANKSSIPDFSFNLDTSGLDRPLYAFNYEIVDDGRYGSSGNGNSIPETGEKIALHVRVKNIGPGASEKTIISLKNNSGDNVFLEKGRAEIENLAPGGIKDASFIFSVNGPDSLIEVELQIMDDIFKEGLFSNLLIPENKPGADFSKEKLRVTVPGGNVFIRGGSFKEAPIIAMSETGAAFSSIGQNGKWIKINLDENRAGWIRSDKVRISKPLSSQGESDSALYQEIFEAPPIISVTGPPISTNSHIITLTGDVNDKDGIELVSVFLGEDKVALLPSTKTEVPVSLELKLENEINLITIIAKDSKGLLSKQSFVVRKEG; the protein is encoded by the coding sequence TTGAAAAGATTTTCCAATTCGCTAAAACAACTTTTCGTCGTATCAGCGTTACTCGTATCCATAACGTACATACTCCTTTTCTCGCCGAGCCTCGGGAATTTCGGACAAAAGGCCGAAGCCGATAATCTCAATATTACGAATGTCGTGATGCAGTATGTGAAAAGGTATTACGTCGATAAATCCGTAATCGATCCCAAACATATGCTCATAGAGGGACTCGGAAGACTGGAGCAGATAGTGGATCAGGTGCTGGTTGATTTCCCTGGCGGGGAAGACGGCGGAGAATTCGAAGTTCAGGTAGTCGACGAAAAAGCGGTATTCGATATGAGCGGAGTAAGGGATCTGGATGACGTGACCAAAACAATGGAGCAGGTATTCACATTCATAAGCCCCCATATGTCGCCCAATGATCCGGAGATAAGCGAAATAGAATATTCAGTCCTCGACAAAATGCTAAGCTCTCTCGACCAGCACTCGAGCATAATAACCCCTCAGGTATATAAGGAATTCATGATAGAGACCGAAGGGAGCTTCGGAGGGCTCGGAATAGTAATAGGCGTGAGGGACGGGGAGCTGACAGTAATTTCACCAATAGAAGGAACCCCGGCATACCGCATTGGAATAAAACCTAACGACAAGATAGTCCAGATCGAAAATGAATCGACCATAAATATGTCTCTCATAGAGGCTGTAAGTAAACTAAGGGGCCGTAAAGGCACGGAGGTATCCATCCACGTAATGAGGGACAGTTTTAACTCCCCCCGGGAATTTAAAATAGTGCGCGATACCATTGTAATAGAGAGCGTTGAGACTTTTGAGCTTGACGGCGGCATCAAATACGTGAGGATCAGGGACTTCCAAAAAAATACGCTCGACAGCATTATTCAAAATATCAAAGACGACACAGACAATGCCAGGGGCATGATTCTTGACCTGAGGGGCAACCCGGGCGGTTTGCTCGACCAGGCGGAGAGAATCTCCGATCTGTTCCTGACCAGCGGCGTTATAGTTACAACGAAAATAGGCAATTCCGCGAAAAGATACCACGCAAACGATAAGGACCATCAGTTCGGCGGAAATATCGTCGTGCTCGTCGATTCCGGAAGCGCAAGCGCTTCGGAGATCGTGGCGGGAGCGTTAAAGAACAACGAAAGAGCCATCGTAATAGGGGAAAGAACTTTCGGCAAGGGGTCCGTACAGCAAATATTCGATCTGAACGACGGATCGGCGCTTAAACTTACAATTGCTCAGTACCTCACTCCGGGCGACATATCAATACAGGATGTAGGGGTTACGCCGGATATCATTCTCCACCCGGCGATAATCAACGACGAATTGATAACATTTCACCCCAACCCCGATAACCGTCTGAACAAACCGGACAAAAAAGGGAAAAAAGAGAGCATAAACCTGGATAAGCCTACATATTCCATTACTTATCTTGATAACAGGGTAATCGACAATGAAGGGGAACCGACCCCTGAAGAGGCCCTAAGCAAAGAGGAAAGAAGACAAAAGCTGGAAGAAGACTTCTACGTCTCCCTCGCAAGAGAAATCATCCAGTCCTCAAGCGAACCTTCCAGGAATCAGTCCCTGGGAGAAATTCAGGTCGGCATTACGGAGATTTCCAAGAAAGAGGAAAACAAGATAGTGGACAAATGGCGGCTTATGGGAGTGGACTGGTCATACGAAAAAGTTAAGCCGTCCAAACCCTCCATTTCAGTTTCTGTTACCCCTGAGAAGCCGCAGGGAAAAGCCGGGGGCGAGATCGAGGCTACAGTCGAGGTTGAAAACACGGGCACAGAACCGCTTTACAGATTATTAGCTACGACCAAATCCGAAAACCCGGTTTTCGAAGGAAAGGATCTAATATTCGGCAAACTCAACCCGGGCGAAAAGAAATCTTGGAGCACGAAATTCGAGATACCCAAGTGGAGTCTTACCAGGGACGATCTCGTCACGCTTGAATTCGAGGACGCAAACAAATCATCGATACCGGATTTCAGCTTCAATCTGGATACGTCCGGGCTCGACAGACCCCTTTACGCGTTTAATTACGAGATAGTCGACGACGGCAGGTACGGCTCATCGGGCAACGGTAACAGCATTCCGGAAACGGGCGAGAAAATCGCCCTTCATGTACGGGTGAAAAATATCGGCCCGGGGGCATCGGAAAAAACGATCATAAGCCTTAAGAATAATTCCGGGGACAACGTTTTTCTTGAGAAGGGGAGAGCGGAAATTGAGAACCTTGCGCCCGGAGGAATCAAGGACGCAAGCTTTATATTTTCTGTAAACGGTCCCGACTCATTGATAGAAGTCGAACTTCAAATTATGGATGACATTTTCAAGGAAGGGCTGTTCAGCAATTTATTGATCCCTGAGAACAAACCCGGCGCCGATTTCTCAAAAGAAAAACTGCGCGTTACAGTTCCCGGGGGTAATGTATTTATCAGGGGGGGTAGTTTTAAGGAAGCCCCTATTATAGCGATGTCTGAGACGGGCGCAGCATTCAGCAGCATTGGACAGAACGGGAAATGGATAAAGATTAACCTCGATGAGAACAGAGCCGGCTGGATAAGAAGCGACAAGGTCCGGATTTCAAAGCCGCTTAGCTCGCAAGGGGAATCAGACAGCGCCCTCTACCAGGAAATTTTCGAGGCCCCGCCAATAATCAGCGTCACAGGTCCGCCCATCTCCACAAATTCTCATATCATCACACTAACCGGTGACGTAAACGACAAGGACGGTATAGAGCTTGTCTCAGTATTCCTGGGAGAAGACAAGGTCGCGCTCCTGCCTTCGACAAAAACCGAAGTGCCTGTGTCTCTTGAGCTTAAACTTGAGAACGAGATAAATCTTATAACGATAATTGCCAAAGATTCCAAGGGACTTCTGTCAAAGCAAAGCTTCGTAGTTAGAAAAGAAGGTTAA
- a CDS encoding ABC transporter permease, with protein sequence MIGKFILSRALTGIFVVLAVATITFFLLRTLPGGPFDTEKKLPPLIKKNIEAKYSLNKPLVEQYLTYLANVTRGDFGPSYKYIDRSVNDIIRETLPVSVQLGLISLFFAIALGTMIGVLSATRPGGIFDFFSVSIATALVSVPNFVVGALLIYLFSVKLRWLPAALWGGPSHILLPALTLAAGPAAYLARLIRASMLDTSQALFIRTARAKGLSSFQVTTKHILRNALIPVVTVLGPITAFLVTGSFVVEYIFAIPGIGRFFVLAVSNRDYPLVMGITIVYTIMLVLANLVVDIFYVILDPRIEFDKGGI encoded by the coding sequence TTGATTGGCAAATTTATTCTAAGCCGCGCCCTGACCGGAATCTTCGTTGTGCTGGCGGTAGCGACTATAACGTTTTTTCTCCTGAGAACACTGCCGGGAGGCCCTTTCGACACCGAAAAAAAGCTTCCGCCACTGATCAAAAAAAACATTGAGGCCAAGTACAGTCTCAATAAGCCCCTCGTAGAACAGTACCTTACTTATCTGGCAAACGTGACACGCGGCGACTTCGGCCCATCCTACAAATACATAGACAGGTCTGTAAACGATATAATCAGGGAAACCCTCCCTGTATCCGTTCAGCTTGGACTGATAAGCCTGTTTTTTGCTATAGCGCTCGGAACCATGATAGGGGTATTATCCGCAACAAGACCCGGGGGGATTTTTGATTTCTTTTCCGTCTCAATCGCAACGGCTCTGGTATCGGTTCCGAATTTTGTCGTAGGAGCTTTATTAATCTACCTGTTTTCGGTCAAGCTCAGGTGGCTTCCCGCCGCGCTCTGGGGAGGGCCGTCGCACATTCTTCTGCCCGCGCTCACCCTCGCCGCAGGCCCTGCGGCCTACCTCGCACGCCTTATAAGAGCGAGCATGCTCGATACCTCACAAGCCCTCTTCATAAGAACGGCCCGGGCAAAGGGACTCAGCAGTTTTCAAGTAACAACAAAACACATACTTAGAAACGCGTTGATACCCGTAGTTACGGTACTGGGTCCGATAACCGCGTTTCTCGTTACCGGATCTTTCGTCGTGGAATATATATTCGCCATACCGGGAATCGGGAGATTTTTTGTCCTCGCAGTATCTAACCGCGACTACCCGCTGGTGATGGGAATTACTATCGTATATACCATAATGCTGGTACTGGCCAATCTTGTTGTTGACATATTCTACGTAATACTCGACCCGCGCATAGAATTCGACAAGGGCGGAATCTAG
- the truA gene encoding tRNA pseudouridine(38-40) synthase TruA, with protein MTRNIKLVIEYEGTNYLGWQRQPHGLTIQEVIETSLERITEENIKVIGSGRTDSGVHALGQVANFKTRSRLSTEDFQKGLNSMLPKDIAIIQAGEADAEFHAQFSAKSKVYVYRILNRDFPSALLRKRAWFIPYPLDTKLMNEAVLMLKGEHDFRAFALTGAEVKSTVRTVQDAAIEMQNGLLEFRIEANGFLKRMVRLIVGTLVQVGKQKITPVQFRDILAAGEKMRYVYSAPPCGLYLKEVKY; from the coding sequence TTGACAAGAAACATTAAGCTCGTCATAGAGTACGAAGGAACAAACTATCTCGGATGGCAGAGACAGCCGCACGGTTTAACTATACAGGAAGTAATAGAAACTTCCCTTGAGCGCATTACCGAGGAGAACATAAAGGTTATAGGCTCGGGGAGGACGGATTCGGGTGTCCACGCCCTGGGTCAGGTCGCAAATTTCAAAACCCGGAGCAGGTTGAGCACGGAGGACTTTCAAAAAGGGCTGAATTCGATGCTCCCCAAAGATATAGCCATAATTCAGGCGGGAGAGGCGGATGCCGAATTCCACGCACAATTTTCGGCCAAGAGCAAGGTTTACGTATATAGAATCCTGAACCGCGATTTTCCCTCTGCTCTCCTGAGAAAAAGAGCCTGGTTTATCCCGTATCCGCTCGATACAAAACTGATGAATGAAGCCGTATTAATGCTTAAAGGAGAGCATGACTTCAGGGCGTTTGCTCTAACCGGAGCGGAAGTCAAATCAACAGTGAGAACGGTTCAGGATGCCGCGATAGAAATGCAAAACGGTTTACTGGAATTCCGGATCGAGGCCAATGGCTTCCTTAAAAGAATGGTAAGGCTTATAGTGGGGACTCTGGTGCAGGTAGGAAAGCAAAAGATAACACCCGTACAGTTTCGGGATATCCTGGCGGCGGGGGAGAAAATGAGATACGTATACTCAGCCCCTCCGTGTGGACTCTACTTAAAAGAGGTGAAGTATTGA
- a CDS encoding fumarylacetoacetate hydrolase family protein → MKILKFEADNKQVYYGVLEETVIKEIEGDIFAEYRVTDKTHSPEDIKWLPPTSPTKIVAVGLNYRDHAEEMDKALPEEPRIFLKPGTSAIGHGDNINYPGHMSSHVDYEGELAVVIKKKASGIKESEALDYVLGYTCLNDITARDLQARDIQFTRAKGFNTFAPFGPVIETEIDPGDLEISTYLNGERKQHSRTSNLLFNIPTLINFISSVMTLLPGDLISTGTPSGVGPIKSGDKVEVEIEGIGTLTNFVK, encoded by the coding sequence ATGAAGATTCTTAAATTCGAAGCGGATAATAAACAGGTTTACTACGGTGTCCTGGAGGAAACGGTTATCAAAGAGATCGAGGGCGATATCTTCGCGGAATACAGGGTAACGGACAAAACACACAGCCCGGAGGATATAAAATGGCTACCGCCTACCAGCCCGACAAAGATCGTGGCCGTAGGGCTGAATTACAGGGATCACGCCGAGGAGATGGATAAGGCTTTACCTGAAGAGCCCAGAATCTTCCTCAAACCCGGAACCTCGGCAATCGGACACGGAGATAACATAAACTATCCCGGACATATGTCCTCACACGTGGACTACGAAGGGGAGCTCGCGGTAGTTATAAAGAAAAAAGCGAGCGGAATCAAGGAGTCCGAAGCGCTCGATTATGTGCTCGGTTACACATGCCTGAACGATATTACTGCAAGAGACCTGCAGGCAAGAGACATCCAATTCACAAGAGCAAAGGGTTTCAACACATTCGCTCCGTTCGGGCCTGTTATCGAGACAGAAATCGATCCGGGCGATCTGGAAATCTCGACCTATTTAAACGGCGAAAGAAAGCAGCACTCGAGAACTTCCAACCTGCTTTTCAATATTCCTACACTGATTAATTTCATCTCGAGCGTCATGACACTCCTGCCGGGGGACTTGATATCAACAGGCACACCTTCCGGAGTGGGACCGATAAAAAGCGGTGACAAGGTAGAGGTCGAAATCGAGGGGATAGGAACACTCACCAACTTCGTGAAATGA
- a CDS encoding tetratricopeptide repeat protein, translating into MSGKKGKKAKKDISDTGPEHPPSGTLGEYGRIKTIFTHRAFAALLLFIISFAVFIPSIHNGLVWDDNSYVEKAANNHYSSWTKFNKFIPKEKKGKRGKYFRPVYGASLDIDNKIWNGSPRGFHLTNVVLHSVTTVLLYFLILLLFRELGRGRGDKEAFLSCMLFAVYPLHVESVSFIAARGDILAALFFLLCLIFYIYSYRNILFIVLAGFFLYLSFLSKEVAFSFPILVVGFDLISRKLFKRVNIFKYLILGSILAFYIYMRSRGFVSFADLLGKGDFQIIHGPAGLWESVNIFLNTYLFYVKKFLYPYDLNHFIGTITGGGAIHLILSLLLIGAASLAFVVSFRKKENITAFSILWVFATLGPAVMIALYPLAITRYAERFTYVPSAGYCLLLGYLLIQAGIRSRLKWVGWAAGGVLFASFVFVTVRGQEVWKDNFIFWEHAARKSPGQMAPLLNYGDQLRNAGRTDEAIRQFQKALSPEFSGDNRGKSLAAHGLGVSYIDKGDYNKAEKSFKAALNYNPEYEGDFNYYMGYIFLAKNDLSNSRRYFEQSTQLNPGNPNAHYLLGGIYFYQAGRENSADKYRLAEKSLQKALRIRPGFSKARIYLAKVYLALGEKDKAREQALEALNSKDANDVKEARAILSGN; encoded by the coding sequence ATGAGCGGGAAAAAAGGGAAGAAAGCTAAAAAAGATATATCGGATACTGGCCCTGAGCATCCCCCTTCCGGGACGCTCGGAGAGTACGGAAGGATTAAAACTATTTTCACGCACAGGGCTTTTGCGGCACTTTTATTGTTTATTATTTCTTTTGCCGTATTCATCCCGTCTATACATAACGGGCTGGTTTGGGATGATAACTCTTATGTTGAGAAAGCAGCCAATAACCATTATTCCTCCTGGACGAAATTCAACAAATTCATTCCTAAAGAGAAAAAAGGGAAGAGAGGCAAATACTTCAGACCCGTTTATGGAGCCTCTCTGGATATAGACAACAAAATATGGAACGGATCGCCCCGCGGATTTCATTTAACCAATGTTGTTTTACATTCCGTAACGACGGTTCTCCTTTATTTTTTAATTCTTCTACTGTTCAGAGAATTAGGGAGGGGCCGGGGGGACAAGGAGGCGTTTCTCTCGTGTATGTTGTTCGCGGTCTATCCCCTTCACGTTGAATCGGTTTCTTTTATTGCCGCCAGGGGGGATATACTCGCGGCGTTGTTTTTTTTGCTCTGCCTTATATTTTACATATATTCCTACAGAAATATTTTATTTATAGTCCTTGCGGGCTTTTTCCTTTACCTCTCTTTCTTGTCCAAGGAGGTGGCTTTTTCTTTTCCGATTCTTGTTGTGGGTTTCGATCTAATAAGCAGAAAATTATTCAAGCGCGTGAATATATTTAAATACCTCATTCTCGGATCTATCTTGGCTTTTTATATATATATGAGATCCAGGGGATTCGTGAGCTTTGCCGATCTCCTGGGGAAGGGCGATTTTCAAATCATCCACGGACCAGCCGGACTATGGGAGTCTGTCAACATATTCCTTAATACGTATCTGTTTTATGTGAAGAAATTTCTTTACCCCTATGACCTGAACCACTTCATAGGCACCATTACCGGGGGCGGGGCCATTCATTTGATTCTTTCTTTATTATTGATAGGGGCGGCCTCTCTCGCGTTTGTTGTTTCATTCAGAAAAAAAGAGAATATTACGGCTTTCTCGATACTGTGGGTTTTCGCCACGCTCGGTCCGGCCGTAATGATCGCTCTTTATCCCCTGGCCATTACGCGATATGCGGAGAGGTTTACGTATGTTCCCTCGGCCGGTTACTGCCTCTTGCTAGGTTACTTGCTGATTCAGGCGGGGATCAGGAGCAGGCTCAAATGGGTCGGCTGGGCGGCGGGGGGAGTTTTATTCGCGTCATTTGTTTTCGTGACCGTCAGGGGTCAGGAAGTATGGAAAGACAACTTTATTTTCTGGGAACACGCGGCCCGTAAATCCCCCGGTCAGATGGCACCACTGTTAAATTACGGAGATCAGCTGAGGAATGCCGGTAGAACAGACGAGGCTATTCGGCAATTTCAAAAGGCGCTCAGCCCTGAATTTAGCGGCGACAATCGGGGTAAGTCGCTTGCGGCCCACGGACTCGGGGTTTCTTATATTGATAAAGGTGATTATAACAAGGCGGAAAAGTCGTTCAAGGCTGCCCTTAATTATAACCCCGAATACGAGGGTGATTTTAACTATTACATGGGCTATATCTTTTTGGCAAAGAATGATTTATCGAATTCCAGGAGGTATTTTGAGCAATCCACTCAGTTAAATCCCGGAAATCCTAACGCGCACTATCTCCTAGGGGGGATTTACTTTTACCAGGCCGGGCGGGAGAATTCGGCTGATAAATACAGGCTCGCGGAGAAATCGCTACAGAAGGCATTGAGAATAAGACCCGGATTTTCAAAGGCTCGAATTTATTTGGCAAAGGTTTATCTGGCGCTTGGCGAGAAGGATAAAGCGCGCGAGCAAGCGCTGGAAGCTCTAAACTCAAAAGACGCCAACGACGTAAAGGAAGCCAGAGCGATTCTGAGTGGCAATTAA
- a CDS encoding tetratricopeptide repeat protein has protein sequence MRLLQKKWLVSLFLFLVSLGIYIPSAGSDFVWDDVETIENSYFAFQASSISSIIIPGEREEKKALYYRPLIYASMVLDKGVWGVSPLGFHLSNIIFNAFSTVLFYLLVLLLLKEFQIGRYHSAAFVSALLFAFYPMHVESVSWVSGRTDVICGLFFFLAFIAHILSFKHMYLLFVAAVGFSLSLLSKEVAVIFPLTVLILDFLTGRLARFSSIPRYGVYTGLLLLYIYLRGRGFVNIPELSGGRIAPESYVSPGAGALPEITGVIKVILGSYFLYFKKLIFPFEFNAFIESVPHGFYYIISSLAVLAMLLITAFISAVKYRGITAFSILWILITLIPSVLVSLFDLASTPAAERYLYIPSAGLCILLGYYIFRPGSGILTNRASWVFASLLLAVYLFFTVQRQGVWNDRLSLWEDTSRKSATSPIPHINYGMALLDAGREDEALKELLKNFGSGVDASNEAMSVTANNIGVVYINKEDLRSAENWFLRAYAYDPDYYKTNYHLGLVNYMKGYSENENSYYGVSEDYLKRALELRPGYGKAYLLLAMVFVELDDTEKAKSYAELALKSGLTDSTARKARKILETEN, from the coding sequence ATGAGATTACTCCAGAAGAAATGGCTCGTTTCACTTTTTTTGTTCCTCGTCTCGCTCGGTATATATATCCCCTCGGCCGGCAGTGATTTCGTCTGGGACGACGTCGAGACGATCGAAAACAGTTACTTCGCTTTTCAGGCCTCAAGCATAAGCTCGATAATAATTCCCGGTGAGAGAGAGGAAAAGAAAGCTCTCTATTATCGTCCGTTAATTTACGCATCCATGGTTCTGGATAAGGGGGTCTGGGGGGTATCCCCTCTGGGATTTCATTTAAGCAATATAATATTTAACGCGTTTTCGACCGTTCTTTTTTATTTGCTGGTTTTGCTCCTGTTAAAGGAATTTCAAATCGGAAGATACCATTCTGCGGCTTTCGTCTCGGCATTGCTTTTTGCCTTTTACCCTATGCACGTGGAGTCCGTCTCATGGGTTTCCGGCAGAACCGATGTGATATGCGGGCTCTTTTTCTTTCTCGCTTTTATAGCTCATATTCTCTCTTTCAAACATATGTATCTCCTTTTTGTTGCGGCGGTCGGATTTTCGCTTTCGCTGCTCTCTAAAGAGGTAGCCGTTATTTTCCCCCTTACTGTTCTTATATTGGATTTTCTCACCGGAAGGCTCGCGAGGTTCAGCAGTATACCGAGATATGGGGTCTATACTGGCCTTTTGCTACTTTACATCTATTTAAGGGGGAGGGGTTTTGTGAATATTCCCGAGCTTTCCGGCGGGAGAATAGCGCCTGAGTCCTACGTGTCGCCGGGCGCAGGAGCATTACCGGAAATTACAGGCGTAATTAAGGTAATACTGGGCTCGTATTTCCTTTACTTCAAGAAGCTCATCTTCCCGTTTGAGTTCAACGCGTTTATTGAATCAGTGCCGCACGGTTTTTACTATATAATTTCGTCGCTTGCCGTTCTCGCGATGCTGCTCATTACAGCATTCATTTCAGCGGTGAAATATAGAGGGATTACGGCTTTTTCCATCCTGTGGATTCTTATTACGTTAATTCCCTCGGTACTCGTGTCTTTATTCGATTTAGCCTCAACGCCCGCAGCCGAAAGGTATCTTTATATTCCGTCTGCGGGCCTGTGTATTTTATTAGGCTATTATATTTTTCGACCGGGGAGCGGAATCCTGACAAACAGGGCTTCATGGGTTTTTGCGTCCTTACTCCTGGCGGTGTATCTATTCTTTACTGTTCAAAGGCAGGGTGTGTGGAATGACAGGCTCTCCCTCTGGGAGGATACATCGAGGAAATCCGCGACAAGCCCTATACCTCATATAAATTACGGAATGGCACTTCTTGATGCGGGCAGAGAGGACGAAGCGCTGAAAGAGCTTCTTAAAAATTTTGGCAGCGGTGTCGATGCAAGTAATGAGGCAATGTCGGTTACGGCAAATAACATTGGAGTTGTATATATTAATAAAGAAGATCTTCGAAGTGCCGAGAATTGGTTTTTGAGAGCTTATGCCTATGATCCCGATTACTATAAAACGAACTATCACCTCGGACTTGTTAACTACATGAAGGGGTACTCGGAGAATGAGAATTCATACTACGGGGTTTCGGAGGATTACCTGAAAAGGGCGCTCGAACTGCGTCCCGGTTATGGGAAAGCGTATTTATTGCTGGCGATGGTCTTCGTCGAGCTCGACGATACGGAAAAAGCAAAAAGTTATGCCGAGCTTGCTTTAAAAAGCGGGCTCACGGATTCAACCGCACGTAAGGCCAGGAAGATACTGGAGACCGAAAACTGA